One part of the Bacteroidetes Order II. bacterium genome encodes these proteins:
- a CDS encoding exonuclease SbcCD subunit D encodes MKILHTADIHIGYENFGRLDPATGLNTRLLDFKRCFDFMVETAIREQVDVFLFCGDAYRTHDPSPTQQKIFADCLKPIADAGIPMVMLTGNHDQPVSFGKASSISIFEHLAGKVTIFEHPDLKVIQTASGPLQVLGLPWPVRSKLWAKEEHKQKSPSEVREMIETKYAEYVHAIMEQDVDPMVPCVLAAHLTVQGAEMSGSERSSVIQHEPTFLVSSLAHPKLDYVALGHIHRFQDRNKGHKPPVVYASSIERVTFKEADAEKGFVLVNITGHGRERETQYRFVETPARRFVSVLVDVRDYTNPTDRIIAAIGKQVINEAIVRVRYEINEDQTNLVDIAAIRAELATAASIASIERVIELRQVQRTAALTRDASLKTAMEAYIARHEYLQPIGEDLIENALALDQFLLASEAI; translated from the coding sequence ATGAAAATCCTTCATACAGCCGACATACACATTGGGTACGAAAACTTTGGACGCTTAGACCCCGCTACAGGACTAAACACCCGCCTCTTAGACTTTAAACGTTGTTTCGACTTTATGGTAGAAACCGCGATCCGAGAACAAGTGGATGTGTTTTTGTTTTGTGGAGATGCCTATCGTACCCACGATCCTTCGCCTACCCAGCAAAAAATTTTTGCGGATTGCCTAAAACCCATTGCCGATGCAGGGATTCCGATGGTCATGCTGACCGGTAACCACGATCAGCCTGTTTCTTTTGGCAAAGCGTCTTCCATCTCTATTTTTGAGCACTTGGCAGGCAAGGTTACAATCTTTGAACATCCGGATTTAAAGGTTATTCAAACAGCATCTGGACCATTGCAGGTATTGGGTTTGCCGTGGCCTGTTCGTTCCAAACTTTGGGCCAAGGAAGAGCACAAACAGAAAAGTCCATCTGAAGTGCGGGAGATGATAGAAACCAAATATGCAGAATATGTACACGCCATTATGGAGCAGGACGTAGATCCGATGGTGCCGTGTGTGCTAGCTGCCCATCTTACCGTTCAAGGTGCAGAAATGTCTGGCTCAGAGCGGAGTAGTGTAATCCAGCACGAACCCACTTTTTTAGTAAGCAGTTTGGCGCATCCTAAATTGGATTATGTGGCACTGGGCCATATCCACCGTTTTCAAGACCGGAATAAGGGACACAAGCCACCCGTGGTGTATGCATCCAGTATCGAGCGGGTAACATTCAAAGAAGCCGACGCTGAAAAAGGATTTGTCCTTGTAAATATCACCGGACATGGCCGTGAGCGCGAGACCCAATACCGTTTTGTCGAAACGCCCGCCCGACGATTTGTCTCGGTTTTGGTGGATGTCCGTGATTACACTAACCCCACCGATCGAATCATTGCTGCAATTGGGAAGCAGGTCATAAATGAAGCCATTGTACGGGTGCGCTACGAAATTAATGAAGACCAAACCAACTTGGTGGATATTGCCGCCATCCGTGCAGAACTGGCCACCGCAGCTTCGATTGCCTCTATTGAACGGGTAATAGAATTGCGACAAGTACAACGCACGGCTGCACTCACTCGCGACGCTTCTCTGAAAACCGCAATGGAAGCGTACATTGCCCGTCACGAATACTTACAACCTATCGGAGAAGACTTGATTGAGAATGCTTTGGCTTTGGATCAATTTCTCCTTGCTTCGGAGGCCATCTAA